In Nematostella vectensis chromosome 2, jaNemVect1.1, whole genome shotgun sequence, one genomic interval encodes:
- the LOC5516830 gene encoding uncharacterized protein C7orf57 homolog: MANQRATSDWYYDAPSYNQSPVSAPPASQIPGLSHADNLPLDLDEQNFSKKKGLVDTDSEYIRLAKAGGQKGLLSMDKQADEYENKPKHYNRVNWFDHVHADNEEIPVDRVFQSSKRHHQQSGPHQVLPDWFAHDHSNEETPTRPQKQSSSHNPISQDNLSAWQRQNTDDTRFSRKKH, encoded by the exons ACTGGTACTACGATGCACCATCTTATAATCAGTCACCTGTAAGTGCACCACCTGCATCCCAGATACCTGGACTCAGTCATGCTGACAACTTGCCTTTAGATCTGGATGAGCAGAATTTTAGCAAGAAAAAGGGACTAGTTGATACTGACTCTGAGTACATTCGGTTAGCGAAAGCTGGTGGCCAGAAAGGGCTTTTGTCAATGGACAAACAAGCTGATGAGTATGAGAACAAGCCAAAACACTACAACAGAGTTAACTGGTTTGACCATGTCCATGCTGATAATGAGGAAATACCAGTGGACAGGGTATTCCAGTCTTCCAAGAGGCATCACCAGCAATCTGGGCC ACATCAAGTACTTCCTGATTGGTTTGCTCATGACCATAGTAACGAGGAGACTCCAACACGTCCCCAGAAACAATCATCAAGCCACAATCCCATCAGCCAAGACAATCTTAGTGCCTGGCAAAG GCAAAATACAGATGATACCCGCTTCAGCAGAAAGAAGCACTGA
- the LOC5516831 gene encoding superoxide dismutase [Mn] yields MAAKKGSLLFLVLLFCDVWCSIDGNPYHEIVKYMEKYTLPELPYDYNELEPHIDEATLRVHHLGHHAAYTKKLNAALKEWRESGKEKDLASKSIVEILRNNEQIPDKWRTDVINNGGGFVNHALYWATMSPNPKSEPRTPTGKIGDLIDKSHGNFSMFKQWFDEQVNSMFGSGYTWLCQDVTSGFLTILNMGNQESPVAYRLNPVLVIDLWEHAFYLKHQNKRPGYVHSWWHLVDWERVNELLEWWQNQNIHDEL; encoded by the exons ATGGCGGCAAAGAAAGGTTCGTTGTTATTTCTAGTTCTGTTATTTTGTGATGTCTGGTGCAGCATAGATGGAAACCCGTACCATGAAATCGTGAAATATATGGAGAAATACACACTTCCCGAGTTACCATACGATTACAACGAGCTAGAACCGCATATTGATGAAGCCACCTTGAGAGTTCATCATCTTGGCCACCATGCTGCGTACACAAAAAAACTTAACGCCGCACTAAAAGAGTGGAGAGAATCG ggaaaagaaaaagatctGGCTTCCAAAAGTATTGTGGAAATTCTAAGGAACAACGAACAGATTCCTGACAAGTGGAGAACAGACGTGATCAACAATGGTGGAGG GTTTGTAAACCATGCATTGTACTGGGCGACCATGTCCCCAAACCCAAAGTCGGAACCAAGAACTCCAACAGGCAAGATTGGCGACCTTATTGATAAATCCCATGGCAACTTCAGCATGTTCAAACAATGGTTTGATGAACAGGTGAACTCCATGTTCGGGTCTGGCTACACTTGGCTGTGTCAGGATGTCACGTCTGGATTTTTGACCATTCTAAACATGGGTAACCAGGAAAGTCCTGTTGCCTATCGTCTGAACCCTGTTCTGGTCATTGACCTATGGGAACATGCATTCTACTTAAAGCACCAGAATAAACGACCAGGTTATGTGCATAGCTGGTGGCACTTAGTAGACTGGGAAAGGGTTAATGAGCTTCTTGAATGGTGGCAAAATCAGAACATCCATGATGAACTGTGA
- the LOC5516781 gene encoding uncharacterized protein C7orf57 has protein sequence MPNPKTSSQDWYYHAPSKPVQKPAVEAPPASQIPGLSNVENIPEDVDERFFKRKWIRDTDSKYIKLAKGGGRKNLLSFKTPPQPSEEAVLYPRAEWFDHYHPEEEEDGVVPPVEQVFQTSKRRPPQAQHHHVLPEWYVHEEANAESHTQHQQQIPTEQKKKKKRANLVSFDNMTAWERQAAEDIEQHRRLPAVHKKKEQHKTVAKEAAPVTRKVVKLPKIDKEPVNFSHLMSFGYSRDWLSDQSRKERSEREKRHAEHKKQEEKKSMHIKEAANLRKPRTIAREDDKPMFKISRFERVQPRVESFRT, from the exons ATGCCAAATCCAAAAACATCTAGTCAAG ACTGGTACTACCACGCGCCCTCAAAACCTGTACAAAAACCAGCTGTTGAGGCACCACCAGCATCACAAATCCCTGGTCTCAGCAATGTAGAAAACATACCTGAAGATGTGGACGAACGtttttttaagagaaaatggaTCCGTGACACAGACTCTAAATACATCAAGCTAGCAAAAGGAGGAGGCAGAAAGAATCTGCTGTCTTTCAAAACCCCACCACAACCTAGTGAAGAAGCTGTGTTGTACCCTAGAGCAGAATGGTTTGATCACTACCATCCTGAGGAAGAAGAAGACGGAGTTGTTCCTCCAGTGGAGCAAGTCTTCCAGACATCTAAAAGAAGACCTCCACAGGCACAGCA TCATCATGTTCTTCCTGAATGGTATGTCCATGAGGAGGCAAATGCCGAAAGTCACACACAACACCAGCAGCAAATACCGACTGagcagaagaagaagaagaagagagccAACCTTGTCAGCTTTGACAACATGACTGCATGGGAGAG GCAAGCAGCAGAAGACATAGAACAGCACAGAAGGTTACCAGCCGTCCACAAAAAGAAAGAGCAGCACAAAACAGTAGCAAAAGAAGCAGCTCCAGTCACCAGAAAAGTGGTTAAACTGCCAAAAAT TGACAAAGAGCCTGTAAACTTTTCACACCTCATGTCCTTTGGATATTCAAGGGATTGGTTGTCAGATCAAAGTAGGAAAGAACGCTcagaaagagagaaaagacATGCTGAGCACAAGAAACAAGAGGAGAAAAAATCCATGCACATTAAAGAAGCCGCTAATTTGAG AAAACCAAGAACAATTGCAAGAGAGGATGACAAACCAATGTTTAAAATTAGTCG GTTCGAAAGAGTGCAGCCGAGAGTAGAGAGCTTTAGaacataa